From a region of the Aneurinibacillus sp. REN35 genome:
- a CDS encoding CcdC family protein — protein MSMTIISAVMGLFMATVVFVIRMRASKKPASLKKIVLPPFFMSTGFAMFLYPSMHVHITYALYAFFVGTLLSYPLIVTSRFEVVGNDIYLKRSKAFVFILLGLVVLRFALKSYVGLYVTIEETAGLFFILAFGMIVPWRIAMYVEYTKLSRSLNDDSLLT, from the coding sequence ATGAGTATGACCATAATAAGTGCGGTTATGGGGCTGTTTATGGCAACGGTTGTATTTGTTATTCGTATGCGTGCTTCAAAGAAACCAGCTTCGCTAAAAAAAATCGTCCTACCGCCATTTTTTATGAGTACAGGTTTTGCTATGTTCTTGTATCCGTCTATGCATGTACATATAACGTATGCGTTATACGCTTTTTTTGTCGGAACGCTCCTGTCGTATCCGTTGATCGTTACATCACGGTTTGAGGTCGTGGGCAACGATATTTATTTAAAACGTTCGAAAGCATTCGTCTTCATTCTGCTTGGCTTAGTCGTGCTTCGTTTCGCTTTGAAATCATATGTTGGCCTGTATGTAACGATAGAAGAGACTGCCGGATTATTCTTTATTTTGGCATTTGGTATGATTGTTCCGTGGCGGATCGCTATGTATGTTGAATACACCAAGTTATCCCGTTCATTGAATGATGATAGCCTTTTAACATAA
- a CDS encoding FadR/GntR family transcriptional regulator, producing MKASPKFKVRKTSEEVADYLREQIISGVYMPGARLPSLRELGETLGVGQSTVREALSSLKTLGLITMKQGEGTFVTRHDPEEVISAFESLRPSTRQEVIELLEVRKIIESGTVRLAAARRTDAELGQIVEALQEMKQALPTGDLGYEADWKFHYAVAAASHNQTLTTVMLSISETMERLLKASRLELYRTKGVPEALYREHVDIYEAIRQQNAEQAEQAMLSHLCGVEEKMLK from the coding sequence ATGAAAGCGTCACCAAAATTTAAAGTGCGCAAGACATCTGAAGAAGTGGCAGATTACTTGCGTGAGCAGATCATTTCCGGAGTGTATATGCCGGGTGCTCGTCTGCCTTCTCTGCGTGAACTCGGGGAGACGCTTGGTGTAGGACAGTCTACGGTACGAGAAGCACTTAGTTCATTGAAGACGTTGGGTCTGATCACGATGAAGCAGGGGGAAGGAACCTTTGTAACTCGTCATGATCCAGAGGAGGTAATCTCAGCATTCGAATCGCTGCGGCCTTCGACCCGCCAGGAAGTGATCGAGCTGCTTGAAGTCCGCAAGATTATTGAAAGCGGCACCGTACGGCTGGCGGCAGCGCGGCGAACCGACGCAGAACTAGGGCAGATTGTAGAAGCGCTGCAGGAGATGAAGCAGGCTCTCCCGACAGGAGATCTAGGCTATGAGGCCGATTGGAAGTTCCATTATGCGGTTGCTGCGGCCTCGCATAATCAGACACTGACCACTGTGATGTTGTCCATCTCAGAGACAATGGAGCGCTTACTGAAAGCAAGCCGTCTTGAACTGTACCGGACGAAGGGTGTACCTGAAGCACTGTATAGAGAGCATGTGGACATCTATGAGGCGATTCGGCAACAGAATGCGGAGCAGGCTGAGCAAGCGATGCTCTCCCATCTGTGTGGAGTGGAGGAAAAGATGCTGAAATAG